From [Clostridium] symbiosum, a single genomic window includes:
- a CDS encoding M20 family metallopeptidase has product MMKDKLFQIVEQQKDKLWEMADQIFDHPEYEGEEVMASGLLAGYLKEHGFTVDMGVGGFKTAFRAEYHHGTGGPVIGILCEYDALRGLGHGCGHHMQGPSCLGAAIALKDMDTERPFTLIVYGTPAEETLGSKCDMLKAGCFKELDVAFMMHGAPNTCTDIKCLAQNSYRVIFQGRKAHAALAPEKGRSAFDALLIAFQGVEFLREHVPDDVRMHYTVAELPGPSNVVPDRAVGEFSIRSFSKKTLEAVSERFQEIIKGASLIGGVGYELVPGKTFFNKIPVLLLNDLLMKNAELAGAPQLAPPREKTGSTDFGNVMYEIPGSCIRVAFVPEGTASHSQEYVDAGKSDAAHDCVIYGAKAIAGAVYDLIETDGLLEKVKEEFAESKKRNM; this is encoded by the coding sequence ATGATGAAGGATAAGCTTTTTCAGATAGTGGAGCAGCAAAAGGATAAATTGTGGGAGATGGCCGATCAAATCTTTGATCACCCGGAATATGAGGGTGAGGAGGTCATGGCCTCCGGGCTTCTGGCCGGTTATCTGAAGGAACATGGTTTTACCGTGGACATGGGAGTCGGCGGTTTTAAGACCGCTTTCCGGGCGGAGTACCATCATGGTACCGGAGGGCCGGTAATCGGTATCCTCTGCGAATATGACGCCTTAAGGGGGCTGGGACACGGCTGCGGCCATCATATGCAGGGACCGTCCTGCCTCGGGGCGGCCATTGCCCTGAAGGATATGGATACGGAGCGGCCGTTTACACTTATTGTGTACGGAACGCCTGCGGAGGAAACGCTCGGTTCCAAATGCGACATGCTGAAGGCGGGCTGTTTTAAAGAGTTGGATGTTGCATTTATGATGCATGGGGCGCCAAATACCTGTACGGATATCAAGTGCCTTGCACAAAACAGCTACCGTGTGATTTTCCAGGGCAGGAAAGCTCACGCCGCCCTGGCGCCGGAGAAGGGCAGAAGCGCTTTTGACGCACTTCTCATTGCGTTTCAGGGAGTGGAGTTTCTGCGGGAACACGTTCCGGATGATGTCAGAATGCACTATACGGTAGCCGAGCTGCCGGGGCCGAGCAATGTGGTGCCGGATCGGGCGGTGGGAGAGTTCTCCATCCGCTCATTTTCCAAGAAGACATTGGAGGCGGTTTCGGAACGGTTTCAGGAGATTATAAAGGGAGCCTCTCTGATCGGAGGAGTCGGTTATGAGCTGGTTCCGGGAAAAACTTTTTTTAACAAAATTCCAGTTCTTCTGTTAAATGATCTTCTTATGAAAAATGCTGAGCTTGCGGGAGCGCCTCAGCTTGCGCCGCCCCGTGAAAAGACGGGGTCTACGGATTTCGGCAATGTGATGTATGAAATCCCGGGCTCCTGTATCCGCGTCGCATTCGTCCCCGAGGGAACAGCCTCCCATTCACAGGAATATGTAGACGCAGGAAAATCGGATGCCGCGCATGACTGTGTCATCTATGGAGCAAAGGCGATCGCCGGAGCTGTTTATGATTTAATTGAGACGGACGGACTTCTGGAGAAGGTGAAAGAGGAGTTTGCGGAGAGTAAAAAGAGGAATATGTGA
- a CDS encoding LysR family transcriptional regulator yields MNLKEQLYVCTLAKCGTISKAAEELYISPPALSVYLSNLEKYLGVRLFERTGKSLVPTSMGREYVERAEKMLQMKKDFELLLEQSSGKCKGSLRVGIQHRRAISIAPFLMVHFLKEYPDINLIIKEGVYDELVQMYQTNAIDFLIYTCADELPDTTYVDLGEEYVLLVLPEHHPANAETWWKEGEHFPHLDPRCLTDEVFVLPVKKQSLRGTAERILEQYRIRPKRIIEIRYFETAMSMVDQGVGIGFNRSGYIRGMDRFPGVRYCLIGDVPYSARLVLAYRKGRNLAPHMERLIQLIKEHINKT; encoded by the coding sequence ATGAATCTCAAAGAACAGTTATATGTGTGCACACTGGCAAAGTGCGGGACGATATCAAAGGCAGCCGAGGAACTTTATATTTCACCTCCGGCGCTCAGCGTTTATCTGAGCAACCTGGAAAAGTACCTGGGGGTCAGGCTCTTTGAGAGGACGGGAAAAAGCCTGGTACCCACTTCCATGGGGCGGGAGTATGTGGAGCGGGCTGAGAAGATGCTTCAGATGAAAAAGGATTTTGAGCTTTTGCTGGAGCAGTCGAGCGGTAAATGCAAGGGGAGTCTGCGCGTGGGAATCCAGCACAGGAGAGCCATCTCAATCGCCCCTTTTCTTATGGTGCATTTCCTGAAGGAGTATCCCGACATTAACCTGATTATAAAAGAGGGAGTCTATGACGAGCTGGTGCAGATGTACCAGACAAATGCCATTGACTTCCTCATCTATACATGCGCGGACGAACTTCCGGATACAACTTACGTGGATCTGGGGGAGGAGTATGTGCTGCTGGTTCTCCCGGAGCATCATCCGGCCAATGCAGAGACCTGGTGGAAGGAGGGGGAGCATTTTCCGCATCTGGATCCCCGCTGCCTGACGGACGAAGTTTTTGTACTTCCGGTGAAAAAGCAGAGTCTGCGCGGTACTGCCGAGCGGATACTGGAACAATACAGGATACGGCCAAAACGTATCATCGAGATACGGTATTTTGAAACCGCCATGTCCATGGTCGATCAGGGGGTGGGGATCGGATTCAACCGTTCGGGATATATCCGTGGAATGGACCGGTTCCCGGGGGTGAGGTACTGCCTGATTGGGGATGTGCCGTACAGCGCGCGGCTGGTTCTGGCGTACCGGAAGGGGCGGAATTTAGCGCCTCATATGGAACGGCTCATCCAGCTCATCAAGGAGCACATAAATAAAACTTAA
- a CDS encoding ComF family protein, translating into MKIRYKRAASVFLDALFPRRCPVCGDIAAPVGNRICPSCRDKLSFVKSPVCKKCGKEVMSETIEYCFDCSRHRRSFEYGLALLNYNELSGRSMAAVKYKNRREYLDYYAEEAVRRCGTRLSDIEADCLIPVPIHPSRYRSRGFNQALVLARKLEEKMGIPVYPDILKRNKNTEPQKKLGPAGRLKNLEQAFSAGPVPDGITSVILIDDIYTTGSTIEACTRVLRAAGVKNVYFFAVCIGQGQ; encoded by the coding sequence TTGAAAATAAGATACAAAAGGGCGGCGTCCGTTTTTCTGGACGCCCTCTTTCCAAGGCGATGCCCTGTCTGTGGGGATATCGCAGCGCCCGTGGGGAATCGAATCTGCCCCTCCTGCCGGGACAAACTTTCTTTTGTAAAATCCCCTGTGTGTAAAAAATGCGGCAAGGAAGTGATGAGTGAGACCATCGAATACTGTTTTGACTGCAGCCGCCACCGGCGCAGCTTTGAGTATGGGCTGGCACTGTTGAACTACAATGAACTCTCCGGCCGTTCCATGGCCGCGGTCAAGTATAAAAACAGAAGAGAATATCTGGATTATTACGCGGAGGAAGCCGTAAGACGCTGCGGGACGAGGCTGTCGGACATAGAGGCGGACTGCCTGATACCGGTTCCGATCCATCCGTCCAGGTACCGGAGCAGGGGCTTTAACCAGGCCCTCGTTCTGGCCCGTAAACTGGAGGAGAAGATGGGGATACCGGTCTACCCGGACATCCTGAAACGCAATAAAAATACCGAACCGCAGAAGAAACTGGGGCCTGCCGGGCGGCTTAAAAACCTGGAACAGGCGTTTTCGGCCGGGCCGGTTCCGGACGGAATCACAAGCGTTATTCTCATCGACGACATCTATACGACCGGGAGCACGATAGAGGCATGTACGCGCGTACTGAGGGCAGCCGGAGTAAAAAACGTATATTTTTTTGCTGTTTGTATTGGACAGGGGCAGTAA
- a CDS encoding ATP-dependent RecD-like DNA helicase, with the protein MAAVKGYVEKIKYRNEDNGYTVMSVTGSEDGEEYILVGNFSYISEGELVEATGRMTEHPIYGEQLAVESYELKAPEDTVSMERYLGSGAVKGIGAALASRIVKKFKADTFRIMEEEPERLSEIKGISEKMAMAIAEQISEKKDMRQAMMFLQNYGISMNLSVKIYQEYGPAMYNVIKNNPYKLADDIPGVGFKMADEIASKVGIFTDSDFRIKSGILYTLLQASANGHTYLPEEELKAQAAELLKVDPEAIGKHLMDMQMDKRLVVKNVESAGRPSSAVHQTRMGMERRPEEDFGKFPEEVRDIYGEARELPEEAQEVRRGVYAAQYYYTELNTARMLHDLNITGSEPEEKIRKSLARIQEQEKIELDELQIQAVIEAVNCGLLIVTGGPGTGKTTTINTIIRYFEMGEMDILLAAPTGRAAKRMTEATGYEARTIHRLLELSGMPEPNEKSQNSGMHFERNEENPLDADVIIIDEMSMVDIHLMHALLKAVNVGTRLILVGDVDQLPSVGPGNVLRDMIDSQRFHVVKLTRIFRQAAQSDIIVNAHRINDGQRVDLAKRSRDFLFIKRDEPNAIINAMITLVKEKLPAYVGANVFDIQIMTPMRKGALGVDRLNTILQDFLNPASSDKPEKEAAGTLFRLGDKVMQIKNNYQLEWKLCNKYGIPIDKGTGVFNGDTGIIREINTFAELLTVEFDEGKLVDYSFRQLEELELAYAITIHKSQGSEYPAVVIPVYSGPRMLMTRNLIYTAVTRARSCVCLVGIPEVFQQMVDNAMEQKRYSGLKARIEELMI; encoded by the coding sequence ATGGCAGCAGTAAAAGGATATGTTGAGAAAATCAAATACCGTAATGAGGATAACGGATATACGGTTATGAGCGTCACCGGGAGCGAGGATGGGGAAGAGTACATCCTGGTCGGCAATTTCTCCTATATTTCGGAAGGAGAACTGGTGGAGGCGACGGGCCGTATGACGGAACATCCGATTTACGGGGAACAGCTGGCGGTGGAGAGCTATGAGCTTAAAGCGCCGGAGGACACTGTTTCCATGGAACGATATTTAGGCTCCGGTGCCGTGAAAGGCATCGGGGCTGCTTTGGCTTCAAGGATAGTAAAAAAGTTCAAGGCCGATACCTTCCGCATTATGGAGGAGGAACCGGAACGGCTGTCCGAGATCAAAGGCATCAGCGAAAAGATGGCGATGGCCATCGCGGAACAGATCAGTGAGAAGAAGGATATGCGGCAGGCCATGATGTTTTTACAGAACTACGGCATTTCCATGAATCTCTCGGTTAAAATCTATCAGGAATACGGTCCGGCCATGTACAATGTGATTAAGAATAATCCGTATAAGCTGGCGGACGATATTCCGGGAGTCGGTTTTAAGATGGCCGACGAAATTGCATCCAAAGTCGGAATCTTCACGGATTCTGACTTTCGTATTAAGAGCGGAATCCTGTATACACTCCTGCAGGCCTCGGCCAACGGCCATACATATCTGCCGGAGGAAGAACTTAAGGCTCAGGCTGCCGAGCTTCTGAAAGTGGATCCCGAAGCGATAGGGAAACATCTGATGGATATGCAGATGGATAAGCGCCTTGTCGTAAAGAATGTGGAAAGCGCCGGACGGCCGTCATCTGCCGTCCATCAGACACGGATGGGAATGGAACGCAGGCCGGAAGAAGATTTTGGAAAGTTTCCGGAAGAGGTACGGGATATTTACGGAGAAGCCCGGGAGCTTCCTGAGGAGGCTCAGGAAGTCCGAAGGGGAGTTTACGCGGCCCAGTACTATTATACGGAACTCAATACTGCCAGGATGCTCCACGATTTGAATATCACGGGTTCGGAGCCGGAGGAAAAGATACGTAAAAGCCTTGCAAGGATTCAGGAGCAGGAGAAGATAGAGCTGGATGAACTGCAGATTCAGGCGGTCATCGAAGCGGTCAACTGCGGTCTTCTCATTGTGACCGGAGGACCCGGTACGGGTAAGACGACGACCATCAATACAATCATACGTTATTTTGAGATGGGGGAGATGGACATTCTGCTGGCGGCACCCACGGGAAGGGCGGCCAAGAGGATGACGGAGGCCACCGGCTACGAGGCCAGGACAATCCATCGCCTTCTGGAACTGAGTGGAATGCCGGAGCCGAATGAGAAGAGCCAGAATTCCGGGATGCATTTTGAACGGAATGAGGAGAATCCCCTGGATGCCGATGTAATCATCATCGATGAGATGTCCATGGTGGATATCCATCTGATGCACGCCCTTTTAAAGGCGGTCAATGTGGGAACGAGATTAATCCTGGTAGGCGATGTGGACCAGCTTCCAAGCGTGGGACCCGGCAATGTGCTGAGGGATATGATTGATTCACAGCGTTTCCACGTAGTGAAGCTGACGAGGATTTTCCGTCAGGCGGCGCAGAGTGACATCATCGTCAATGCCCACAGAATTAACGACGGCCAGAGAGTGGATCTGGCGAAGAGAAGCAGGGATTTCCTGTTTATTAAACGGGATGAACCCAATGCGATTATCAATGCAATGATTACGCTGGTGAAGGAAAAACTGCCTGCCTACGTGGGGGCGAACGTCTTTGATATCCAGATTATGACGCCGATGCGCAAGGGAGCGCTGGGAGTAGACCGCCTGAACACGATTCTTCAGGACTTCTTAAACCCCGCGTCGTCCGACAAGCCGGAGAAGGAAGCGGCCGGTACCCTGTTCCGTCTCGGTGACAAGGTAATGCAGATCAAAAACAACTATCAGTTGGAGTGGAAACTCTGTAACAAATACGGGATTCCCATTGACAAGGGAACCGGCGTGTTCAACGGCGATACGGGAATTATCCGTGAAATCAATACTTTTGCCGAACTTCTCACCGTAGAGTTTGACGAGGGAAAGCTGGTGGATTACAGCTTCAGACAGCTTGAGGAGCTGGAGCTGGCATACGCCATCACAATCCACAAATCCCAGGGAAGTGAGTATCCGGCTGTTGTGATTCCTGTTTACAGCGGCCCCAGGATGCTGATGACCAGAAACCTGATTTACACGGCTGTAACCAGGGCGCGTTCCTGCGTCTGCCTGGTGGGAATACCGGAGGTGTTCCAGCAGATGGTGGACAATGCAATGGAACAGAAGCGTTATTCGGGCCTGAAGGCCCGCATTGAGGAGCTGATGATTTGA
- a CDS encoding type II toxin-antitoxin system RelE/ParE family toxin: MHKYNLKITELAEQDLEEIGDYIAFRLKNPSAAIDTLRSLRKTINTLVLEPERHELDEDEVLAALGVRKSYFKNYKIYYMVHESTDNVVVLRILHMLVDSRAKLYRVFEL, encoded by the coding sequence ATGCATAAATACAATCTGAAAATAACAGAGTTAGCAGAACAGGACTTGGAGGAAATTGGAGATTATATTGCATTTAGACTGAAAAATCCGTCTGCAGCAATTGATACGTTACGGTCTTTACGGAAAACAATTAATACCTTGGTATTAGAGCCGGAAAGACATGAATTGGACGAGGACGAGGTTCTGGCGGCTCTTGGTGTAAGAAAAAGTTATTTTAAGAATTATAAGATCTATTACATGGTGCATGAATCCACAGACAACGTGGTTGTGCTTCGAATTCTTCATATGCTGGTTGACAGCAGAGCCAAACTATATCGGGTTTTTGAACTTTGA
- a CDS encoding biotin transporter BioY — protein sequence MNQKHKVIAQSRGAARDLTVCGLLASLIAVGAFIKIVIPVGADTMNFTLQWFFVLLAGLLLGSRKAFWSVAIYLLVGLSGIPVFARGGGLGYLIRPTFGFLLGFALAAYAMGKVCEWIHSYKTAACLFAATVGYVIYYGMGILYFYFITHFVVVTPHTVGWGAIFAVYCLPTMLPDYILCIVAVMVSKRLRPVVAQGMR from the coding sequence ATGAATCAGAAACATAAAGTAATTGCGCAGAGCCGGGGCGCGGCGAGGGATTTGACGGTCTGTGGACTGCTTGCTTCCCTGATTGCGGTTGGGGCTTTTATTAAAATTGTCATACCGGTTGGGGCGGATACCATGAATTTTACGTTGCAGTGGTTTTTTGTCCTGCTGGCCGGTCTTCTTCTGGGTTCCAGAAAAGCATTTTGGAGTGTGGCAATCTATCTGTTGGTAGGTCTTTCGGGAATTCCCGTTTTTGCACGGGGAGGAGGCCTGGGGTATCTGATCCGTCCTACCTTTGGTTTCCTTCTGGGATTTGCCCTGGCGGCGTATGCCATGGGAAAAGTATGCGAGTGGATACATTCGTACAAAACAGCGGCCTGTCTTTTTGCGGCGACGGTAGGGTATGTCATCTATTATGGGATGGGAATTCTTTATTTTTATTTTATTACCCATTTTGTAGTTGTGACACCGCACACGGTAGGATGGGGCGCCATTTTTGCCGTTTACTGCCTGCCTACGATGCTGCCGGATTATATTCTCTGCATCGTGGCCGTGATGGTTTCAAAACGTCTCCGGCCGGTTGTAGCGCAGGGGATGCGTTGA
- a CDS encoding rod shape-determining protein, producing MMMSNDIGIDLGTASILVYIKGKGVVLKEPSVVAIDRDTNKIMAIGEEARLMIGRTPGNIVAVRPLRQGVISDYTVTEKMLKYFINKAVGKKTLRKPRISVCIPSGATEVERKAVEDATLQAGAREVSIIEEPVAAAIGAGIDIAKACGNMIVDIGGGTADIAVISLGGTVVSTSIKVAGDDFDEALVRYMRKKHNLLIGERTAEEIKINIGAAYRRPEVITMEVRGRNLVTGLPKTIVVTSDETLEALREPALQIVDAVHNVLERTPPELAADIFDRGIVLTGGGSLLSGLDALIEEKTGITTMIAEDPLTAVAIGTGKFIEFAHGELTPKNYD from the coding sequence ATGATGATGTCCAATGACATTGGTATCGATCTTGGCACGGCCAGTATCCTTGTATATATTAAAGGGAAAGGCGTTGTCTTAAAAGAACCGTCAGTAGTAGCCATTGACCGTGATACAAACAAGATTATGGCCATTGGAGAGGAAGCACGCCTGATGATCGGAAGAACCCCGGGTAATATCGTTGCGGTACGTCCGCTGCGCCAAGGTGTTATTTCTGATTATACAGTAACAGAGAAGATGCTCAAATATTTCATTAATAAAGCAGTTGGCAAGAAGACGCTCAGAAAACCGAGAATCAGCGTCTGCATCCCCAGCGGCGCCACAGAGGTGGAGAGAAAGGCCGTTGAGGACGCCACACTGCAGGCAGGGGCAAGAGAGGTTTCCATTATCGAGGAGCCGGTTGCCGCAGCTATCGGCGCAGGCATTGATATCGCCAAGGCCTGCGGTAATATGATCGTAGATATCGGAGGAGGTACGGCCGATATCGCGGTAATTTCCCTGGGCGGTACGGTAGTAAGTACATCTATCAAAGTGGCCGGAGACGATTTCGATGAAGCTCTGGTACGCTACATGCGTAAAAAACATAATCTTCTGATCGGTGAGAGAACGGCCGAGGAGATCAAGATTAATATAGGGGCAGCCTACAGAAGGCCGGAAGTAATCACGATGGAAGTCCGCGGACGTAACCTGGTAACTGGTCTTCCGAAGACGATTGTGGTTACATCGGACGAGACGCTGGAGGCCCTGCGCGAACCGGCCCTGCAGATTGTGGATGCCGTTCACAACGTGCTGGAGAGGACACCACCGGAGCTGGCGGCCGATATCTTTGACCGCGGTATCGTACTGACCGGAGGCGGTTCCCTTTTAAGCGGACTCGACGCACTGATTGAAGAGAAGACGGGTATCACTACGATGATCGCCGAGGATCCTCTGACGGCAGTGGCTATCGGTACCGGCAAATTTATCGAATTTGCCCACGGAGAACTTACACCTAAGAATTACGACTAA
- a CDS encoding Na+/H+ antiporter NhaC family protein, whose translation MNAKKKHFKMPHSFVIVFTIIVAAVLMTWIIPAGEYLRVENAQGIKVIDPSQFQYLARSPVNPLLIPLYIVKAFMKRVDLILVILFSGGAFHMLTESGALQVVIAKIAKKFASNLYVFIPLLTLVFGLICTTQGVNIFIAFAPVMVMMSLAMGMDSITGAAIIILGGAIGFSTGTLNPNTTIVAQKIAELPAYSGLGYRAVCFGVYYIVTNIYLIRYALKIRKDPTLSPMYDLDRENELNNGGDLDSFGTLNGRKVLIILSLILSLTTIIYGSVKMGWDMPEMAAIFIALAIIVGVIAGFDSTTISKHFLEGCKKMLSAVIIIGLAQSISVIMTDGKIIDTVVHVLAGGLNRVPAVLQAPAMLIANTVINIFLTSGSGQAAAVMPIMIPLSDLIGMTRQTAILAFNFGDGFCNYILPTSTALMGIISASNIPYDRWMKFMWKMFLVWLAVGTVLLSIAQAIHLGPM comes from the coding sequence ATGAATGCGAAAAAGAAACATTTCAAGATGCCGCACAGTTTTGTGATTGTCTTTACCATTATTGTGGCGGCCGTACTGATGACCTGGATCATCCCTGCCGGCGAGTATCTGCGCGTCGAAAATGCACAGGGGATCAAGGTGATTGATCCAAGTCAATTCCAATACCTGGCACGTTCGCCGGTAAATCCATTATTAATCCCGCTATACATTGTAAAAGCGTTTATGAAAAGGGTAGACCTGATTCTGGTAATCCTGTTTTCCGGCGGAGCATTTCATATGCTGACGGAATCGGGTGCATTGCAGGTGGTCATCGCCAAGATTGCGAAAAAATTCGCCAGTAACCTCTATGTCTTTATTCCCCTGCTGACCCTTGTATTCGGTCTGATTTGCACCACACAGGGCGTGAACATTTTCATAGCATTCGCTCCCGTCATGGTCATGATGTCACTGGCGATGGGGATGGACTCCATCACAGGCGCGGCAATTATTATTCTGGGAGGAGCCATCGGCTTTTCAACCGGAACGCTGAATCCCAATACCACCATCGTGGCACAGAAAATCGCGGAGCTTCCGGCCTATTCCGGCCTTGGATACCGGGCCGTCTGTTTCGGGGTATACTACATAGTCACAAATATTTATTTAATCCGTTATGCCTTAAAAATCAGAAAAGATCCGACGCTCAGCCCCATGTATGATCTGGATCGGGAAAATGAACTGAACAACGGCGGGGATTTGGATTCCTTCGGCACTCTTAATGGGCGCAAGGTTCTGATTATCTTATCCCTGATTTTATCCCTGACCACGATTATTTACGGAAGCGTCAAGATGGGATGGGATATGCCGGAAATGGCCGCCATATTTATTGCTCTTGCCATTATCGTCGGCGTAATTGCAGGATTTGACTCTACGACGATATCGAAACATTTCCTGGAGGGATGTAAAAAAATGCTCTCCGCGGTTATTATTATCGGCCTGGCCCAGTCCATCAGTGTCATCATGACGGACGGGAAAATCATCGACACCGTAGTGCATGTGCTGGCCGGAGGACTGAACCGGGTGCCGGCTGTTCTTCAGGCGCCGGCGATGCTGATTGCCAACACGGTCATCAATATTTTCCTGACCTCCGGTTCGGGACAGGCAGCGGCGGTTATGCCCATTATGATCCCGCTTTCGGATCTGATTGGAATGACAAGGCAGACTGCAATCCTTGCATTTAACTTCGGCGACGGATTCTGTAACTATATTCTTCCGACCTCCACCGCGCTGATGGGAATTATCAGCGCCTCCAATATCCCGTATGACCGGTGGATGAAATTTATGTGGAAAATGTTCCTGGTATGGCTGGCTGTCGGCACCGTTCTTCTGAGCATCGCACAGGCAATCCATCTGGGGCCGATGTAG